A genomic region of Sarcophilus harrisii chromosome 6, mSarHar1.11, whole genome shotgun sequence contains the following coding sequences:
- the LOC100928749 gene encoding olfactory receptor 5D18-like, with protein MMIIDRNQSTTVIFILLGFSDYPEFQIPLFLVFLAIYVISVMGNLGMIAIIVINSKLHTPMYFFLKHLSLVDFCYSTVVIPKLLENLLAEDRAMPFSICMTQFFFIANCALTDTFMLAVMAYDRFVAICNPLLYMVIMSPKRCTLLMATAYSWGTLFSLLFTYSLLVLSFCGSNIIDNFVCDYSALLSAACSDKHFSELILFIVSNFNMLSTLMVICSSYIFIFVTVMKMHSVRARHKAFSTCASHLTAVGVFYGTVLFLYCIPNTKSTWFTKKMGSVFYAVVIPMLNPLIYSLRNNEVKETIRKLIDRK; from the coding sequence atgatGATCATTGACAGAAATCAGAGTACTACagttattttcattctcttgggaTTCTCTGACTACCCTGAATTTCAGATTCCTCTCTTTCTAGTGTTTTTGGCTATCTATGTCATCAGTGTAATGGGGAATCTTGGAATGATTGCAATCATTGTTATAAACTCCAAATTACATACcccaatgtattttttccttaaacacTTATCCCTTGTGGATTTCTGTTACTCCACTGTTGTTATACCAAAGCTGTTGGAAAACTTACTTGCAGAAGATAGGGCAATGCCTTTTTCTATTTGCATGACccaatttttctttattgctaATTGTGCTCTTACTGACACTTTTATGTTGGCAGTGATGGCATATGATCGTTTTGTGGCCATTTGTAATCCCCTTTTATACATGGTCATCATGTCCCCAAAACGTTGTACTCTGCTGATGGCTACAGCATATTCCTGGGGTACACTTTTCTCTCTGCTATTCACTTACTCTCTCCTTGTATTATCTTTTTGTGGGAGTAACATCATTGATAATTTTGTCTGTGATTATTCTGCCTTACTTTCTGCTGCCTGCTCTGATAAACACTTTAGTGAGCTGATACTTTTTATAGTTTCAAATTTTAATATGTTGAGCACACTCATGGTCATATgctcttcttatatttttatttttgtaactgtGATGAAGATGCATTCAGTTAGGGCAAGGCATAAAGCCTTTTCCACTTGTGCCTCTCACCTGACAGCTGTTGGAGTCTTCTATGGAACAGTCCTTTTCCTCTACTGTATACCCAATACTAAAAGTACCTGGTTTACCAAAAAAATGGGTTCTGTTTTCTATGCAGTGGTCATTCCCATGCTAAACCCCTTAATATACAGTCTGAGGAACAATGAAGTAAAGGAAACAATCAGGAAGTTAATagacagaaaataa
- the LOC100928490 gene encoding olfactory receptor 5D18-like, which yields MMIFDRNQSTTVIFILVGFSDYPEIQIFLFLVFLATYVISVMGNLGMIAIIIMNPKLYTPMYFFLKHLSFVDFYYSSVITPKLLENLVAEDRAMCISTCIAQFFFAAGCPLTETFMLAVMAYDRFVAICNPLLYSVIMSQKRCALLVAAAYSWGILFSLLLTYSLLTLSFCGTKIINNFMCDYSGLLSAACSDIYFSQLILFVVANFTMFSTLMVIISSYIFIFVTVMKMHSVRARHKAFSTCASHLTAVGVFFGTILFLYCIPNTKSSWFTKKVASIFSAVVIPMLNPLIYSLRNNEVKETIRKIMDKK from the coding sequence ATGATGATCTTTGACAGAAATCAGAGTACTACAGTTATTTTCATTCTCGTGGGATTCTCTGACTACCcagaaattcaaatttttctctttctggtgTTTTTGGCCACCTACGTGATCAGTGTAATGGGTAATCTTGGGATGATTGCAATCATTATTATGAATCCCAAGTTATACACcccaatgtattttttccttaaacacTTGTCCTTTGTGGATTTCTATTACTCCTCTGTTATTACACCAAAGCTGCTGGAAAACTTAGTGGCAGAAGATAGGGCAATGTGTATCTCAACTTGCATTGCACAGTTCTTCTTTGCTGCTGGGTGTCCTTTGACTGAGACCTTCATGTTGGCAGTGATGGCATATGATCGTTTTGTGGCCATTTGCAATCCCCTTTTATATAGTGTTATCATGTCCCAGAAACGGTGTGCCCTTTTGGTGGCTGCCGCATACTCCTGGGGCATACTCTTCTCTCTGCTCCTCACTTACTCTCTCCTTACATTATCTTTTTGTGGAactaaaatcataaataattttatgtGTGACTATTCTGGCTTACTCTCTGCTGCCTGCTCTGATATATACTTTAGTCAATTGAtactttttgttgtggcaaattTTACTATGTTTAGCACACTCATGGTCATAAtctcttcttatatttttatttttgtaactgtAATGAAGATGCATTCAGTTAGGGCAAGGCATAAAGCCTTCTCCACTTGTGCCTCTCACCTGACAGCTGTTGGAGTCTTTTTTGGAACAATTCTATTCCTCTATTGTATCCCCAACACTAAAAGCTCCTGGTTCACAAAAAAAGTGGCCTCTATCTTCTCTGCAGTGGTCATTCCTATGCTGAACCCCTTGATATACAGTCTGAGGAACAATGAAGTGAAGGAAACAATCAGGAAGATAATGGACAAAAAATGA